The Planctomycetaceae bacterium DNA window AATTTTAGATTCGACTGACGGATAGAGCCGCAGTTTTTACAGAACAGTCTTGGTATGTGGACAGTTAGTTCGACTTTTCGCTTTCCAACCGGCAGCATTTTGAAAGTTCTTGTTGTATTGCCGTAGCGGATGACATGACGAGAGTTGCATACCGGACAGACAATTTCGTTGGGGTGGATTGAGCCGTAAAAGACAGTTTTTCCGCCAAAAAATTGGTACTGACATATTGCACAGAACGAAT harbors:
- a CDS encoding transposase family protein, with the translated sequence MVCPVCNSRHVIRYGNTTRTFKMLPVGKRKVELTVHIPRLFCKNCGSIRQSNLKFADPKKHYTHSLENFVIDLCRVMTIQDVSELTGLNWDTVKDIDKGYLKD